A window of the Thalassospira indica genome harbors these coding sequences:
- a CDS encoding cupin domain-containing protein, with translation MTAQRPKAIPTVQVDDDAVKVTEWHFPPGSETGDHVHGMDYVVVPMTTGTLTIVNDDGTTFPSDMTAGQSYARKTGVSHNVINNNDFAITFVEVEVKAR, from the coding sequence GTGACTGCACAGCGCCCCAAAGCCATTCCCACCGTCCAGGTCGATGACGATGCCGTCAAGGTGACCGAATGGCACTTCCCGCCCGGCTCCGAAACCGGTGATCATGTTCACGGCATGGATTATGTCGTCGTCCCGATGACGACTGGTACCCTGACCATTGTTAACGATGACGGCACAACGTTTCCGTCCGACATGACCGCAGGGCAATCCTATGCCCGCAAGACCGGCGTGTCCCATAACGTGATCAACAACAATGACTTTGCCATCACCTTTGTCGAGGTCGAGGTCAAGGCGCGCTGA
- the gshB gene encoding glutathione synthase, whose product MSRIVAIQMDPIESIDIKGDSTFVMGLEAQARGYDLLHYHPDDMFYDRGRIKAEVRPMTLRYEHGNHHDLGEARVIDLARETDVILMRQDPPFDMNYITASHLLEAIHPETFVVNHPGHVRNAPEKIFVTEFPDLMPPTLITRSAARIKEFREEFKDIIVKPLFGNGGAGVFHLKPGDENLNSLLELFAAQSREPLMVQAYLPDVRKGDKRIILVDGEPVGAINRVPAEGEARSNMHVGGVAEKSMLTPREREICDRIGPELKKRDLIFVGIDVIGDYMTEINVTSPTGLQEINRFDGSKLESLIWDAIETRLG is encoded by the coding sequence ATGAGCCGTATCGTCGCCATCCAGATGGACCCGATCGAGAGCATCGACATCAAGGGGGATTCGACCTTTGTCATGGGCCTTGAAGCCCAGGCGCGGGGATATGATCTTTTGCATTATCATCCCGATGACATGTTCTATGACCGGGGCCGGATCAAGGCGGAAGTCCGTCCGATGACGTTGCGCTACGAACATGGCAACCACCATGATCTGGGCGAAGCACGGGTGATTGATCTGGCGCGCGAAACCGATGTGATCCTGATGCGTCAGGACCCGCCGTTTGACATGAACTATATCACCGCAAGCCATTTGCTTGAGGCGATCCACCCGGAAACCTTTGTGGTCAACCATCCGGGCCATGTCCGCAATGCGCCGGAAAAGATCTTTGTCACCGAATTTCCCGATCTGATGCCGCCGACCCTGATCACGCGGTCGGCAGCCCGCATCAAGGAATTCCGCGAAGAATTCAAGGACATCATCGTCAAGCCGCTGTTTGGCAATGGCGGGGCGGGTGTGTTCCACCTCAAACCCGGTGACGAGAACCTGAATTCGCTGCTGGAACTGTTTGCCGCACAGTCGCGCGAACCGTTGATGGTGCAGGCCTATTTGCCCGATGTGCGCAAGGGCGACAAACGCATCATTCTGGTTGACGGCGAACCCGTGGGCGCGATCAACCGCGTGCCGGCCGAGGGTGAGGCACGTTCGAACATGCATGTTGGCGGTGTGGCCGAGAAATCGATGCTGACCCCGCGCGAACGTGAGATTTGCGATCGCATCGGGCCGGAGCTTAAGAAGCGCGATCTGATCTTTGTCGGGATTGACGTCATCGGCGATTACATGACGGAAATCAACGTCACCTCGCCGACCGGTCTTCAGGAGATCAACCGCTTTGACGGCTCCAAACTGGAAAGCCTGATCTGGGATGCGATTGAAACGCGGCTTGGCTAG
- a CDS encoding LolA family protein — protein sequence MTRLNQEPKTRWKLFGKKGRAVLAASVIASAIGLGAVTSLTLLPSTAHAQASDQITPEMIEKIENYLAGITTLKAEFVQISSDGGAAEGDLYMERPGKMRFEYNPPAQILLVSTGNDFIYYDKEINAPTYFDIDETPAGIILAENISLTDKVKIVDYRRTAETVRVELVRKSDPGAGSVTLVFTEKPMQLRQWSVKDPTGVETTVTLFNTEEGMQLDPELFKFERIWPNQRN from the coding sequence ATGACCCGTTTGAACCAAGAACCGAAGACTCGCTGGAAATTGTTTGGCAAGAAAGGCCGCGCCGTTCTTGCGGCAAGTGTCATTGCATCCGCCATCGGTCTTGGTGCCGTCACCAGTCTGACCCTGTTGCCAAGCACAGCCCACGCGCAAGCAAGCGATCAGATCACGCCTGAGATGATCGAAAAGATCGAAAACTATCTGGCCGGGATCACGACGCTTAAGGCCGAGTTCGTTCAGATTTCATCGGATGGTGGTGCGGCCGAAGGCGATCTTTATATGGAACGCCCGGGCAAGATGCGGTTTGAATATAACCCGCCGGCCCAGATCCTGCTGGTCTCGACCGGCAATGATTTCATCTATTATGACAAGGAAATCAACGCACCGACCTATTTCGACATTGATGAAACCCCGGCCGGGATCATTCTGGCGGAAAACATCTCGCTGACCGACAAGGTCAAGATTGTCGATTATCGTCGCACGGCCGAAACTGTCCGCGTTGAACTGGTGCGCAAATCCGATCCGGGTGCCGGAAGTGTAACCCTGGTGTTCACCGAAAAGCCGATGCAGCTGCGTCAGTGGAGCGTCAAGGACCCGACCGGGGTCGAAACCACGGTCACCCTGTTCAATACCGAAGAGGGCATGCAGCTTGACCCGGAACTGTTCAAATTTGAACGCATCTGGCCAAATCAGCGCAACTAG
- a CDS encoding EI24 domain-containing protein: MINDFLKSVAQFSDPRFRKVVLIGVAGALATIVGLWVLIWFGLNSVTFFTDGGWLETAVDWLLGIGLTLLVLLLFPAATVLISSLLLDQIADAVEDKHYPTLPDTRPQPIIDALISGLKFALTALALNILILPLLLAGPLYVIAFYGMNGYLLSREYFELVAARRYDARTVEAIRKSRQKKLWIAGVGLTFLMTIPLVNLVAPIIATAFMVHYSVRLGTYVPETA, translated from the coding sequence ATGATCAATGACTTTCTGAAATCCGTTGCGCAGTTTTCCGACCCGCGTTTTCGCAAAGTTGTGCTGATCGGTGTTGCCGGTGCGCTGGCAACCATTGTCGGGTTGTGGGTCCTGATCTGGTTCGGTCTGAATTCCGTCACCTTCTTCACTGATGGTGGCTGGCTTGAAACCGCCGTGGACTGGCTTCTGGGCATTGGTCTGACCCTTCTTGTGCTGTTGCTGTTTCCCGCGGCCACGGTCCTGATCTCGAGCCTTCTGCTCGATCAGATTGCCGACGCGGTCGAAGACAAGCACTATCCGACCCTGCCCGACACCCGTCCGCAGCCGATCATTGATGCGCTGATCAGCGGCCTAAAATTCGCCCTGACGGCTTTGGCGCTTAACATTTTGATTTTGCCGCTTCTTCTGGCGGGCCCGCTCTATGTCATCGCGTTTTACGGGATGAATGGCTATCTTTTGTCGCGTGAATATTTTGAACTGGTTGCCGCACGCCGCTATGATGCGCGAACGGTTGAGGCCATTCGCAAAAGCCGCCAGAAAAAGCTTTGGATTGCCGGGGTCGGTTTGACCTTCCTGATGACCATTCCCTTGGTCAATCTGGTCGCGCCGATCATCGCCACCGCCTTTATGGTCCACTATTCTGTGCGTCTTGGCACCTATGTGCCCGAGACCGCCTGA
- a CDS encoding bactofilin family protein: MSSKPHSTNFRPEIPKRPLEIPTRGSSGRPGGSGSHSSEGKKLTVGRDITLKGEIGSCDVLVVEGVVEAQIKECSRLEVSEGGSFIGSAQVDEAEISGKFEGELTAGRVVVVHSAEISGKITYGALQIENGARIKGELEYVEGADTGISRGGSTGAITIPRKSDDS, from the coding sequence ATGTCCAGCAAACCGCACTCCACCAACTTCCGCCCGGAAATCCCGAAGCGCCCGCTTGAAATCCCGACCCGCGGCAGTTCCGGTCGCCCGGGAGGATCGGGTAGCCACTCCTCCGAGGGCAAGAAACTGACAGTTGGTCGTGACATCACGCTCAAAGGTGAAATCGGTTCCTGTGACGTTCTGGTCGTCGAAGGCGTTGTCGAAGCCCAGATCAAGGAATGCTCGCGCCTCGAAGTTTCCGAAGGCGGCAGCTTCATCGGTTCTGCCCAGGTGGATGAGGCCGAAATCAGCGGCAAGTTTGAAGGTGAACTGACGGCTGGCCGTGTGGTTGTCGTCCACTCGGCTGAAATCAGCGGCAAGATCACCTATGGCGCGCTTCAGATCGAAAATGGTGCACGCATCAAGGGCGAGCTGGAATATGTCGAAGGTGCTGACACCGGTATAAGCCGCGGCGGCAGCACCGGCGCAATCACCATCCCGCGCAAATCTGACGATTCCTGA
- a CDS encoding invasion associated locus B family protein: protein MKKHAHRLVRNSFAAAFGAVACLLALGFATNVAQAQNSPQLIDVYGKWEAYTYSEDGQKVCYMGSQPTSAKGDYTQRGKIYVMVTHRPALKLLNEVSFITGYTYKSGSEVDLRIDSKSFKLFTHDDSAWAVNSEEDRKLVSAMKAGSTMVVVGYSSRDTKTTDTYSLSGFTNAYNAISKACNTKPVN, encoded by the coding sequence ATGAAAAAACACGCCCATCGTCTCGTCAGAAATTCGTTTGCCGCCGCTTTTGGCGCGGTTGCCTGTCTGCTTGCGCTTGGTTTTGCGACCAACGTGGCACAGGCCCAGAACTCCCCGCAGCTGATAGATGTTTACGGCAAGTGGGAAGCCTACACCTATTCCGAGGATGGCCAGAAAGTCTGCTATATGGGCAGCCAGCCGACCTCGGCCAAAGGCGACTACACCCAGCGTGGCAAAATCTATGTCATGGTCACCCATCGCCCGGCACTCAAGCTGCTCAATGAAGTCAGCTTCATCACCGGCTATACCTACAAATCCGGTAGCGAGGTCGATCTTCGAATCGATTCCAAAAGTTTCAAGCTGTTCACCCATGATGATTCCGCCTGGGCGGTAAACAGCGAAGAAGACCGCAAACTGGTCAGCGCGATGAAAGCCGGATCGACCATGGTTGTGGTTGGCTATTCGTCACGCGATACCAAGACCACCGACACCTATTCACTGTCGGGCTTTACCAACGCCTATAACGCGATTTCAAAGGCCTGCAACACCAAGCCGGTCAACTGA
- the rlmN gene encoding 23S rRNA (adenine(2503)-C(2))-methyltransferase RlmN: protein MTDVLTENAPLTDAPAKQDGPSLSDFVSRAANGQAADGRRDLVGITREELTELMAGMGESKFRVKQLWNWIYNRGVTDIEDMTNISKKLRDRLAQDFYVGRPVLTADQKSTDDTHKWLMKFHDGNEAETVYIPDRNEDRGAVCISSQVGCTLTCKFCHTGTQLLVRNLTPGEIVSQFMVARDSYGEWPTPANGIRRLSNIVMMGMGEPLFNYENVRDALRIAMDGEGISISRRRITLSTSGVVPEIVRCGEDLGVGLAISLHAPDDDLRNEIMPINKKYPLKELMDACRNYPGMSNARPITMEYVMLKGVNDKPEHARALAKLVKGVHCKFNLIPFNKWPGSDYECTPTNDIKNFAQILLDNGYEAPIRWPRGRDILAACGQLKSESQRQRKSRVGSNGDAAGCGKSDAGNEGIVAAQ from the coding sequence ATGACCGACGTCCTGACCGAAAACGCACCCCTGACCGATGCCCCTGCCAAGCAGGATGGGCCGTCGCTGTCCGACTTCGTTTCGCGCGCCGCCAATGGGCAGGCTGCCGACGGGCGTCGTGATCTGGTCGGCATCACCCGCGAAGAACTGACCGAACTCATGGCTGGCATGGGCGAAAGCAAGTTCCGCGTCAAACAGCTTTGGAACTGGATCTATAACCGCGGTGTCACCGACATCGAGGACATGACCAACATTTCCAAAAAGCTGCGTGATCGCCTGGCTCAGGATTTCTATGTCGGGCGTCCGGTTCTGACAGCCGATCAAAAAAGCACTGACGACACCCACAAATGGCTGATGAAGTTCCATGACGGCAACGAGGCCGAGACGGTCTATATCCCCGATCGCAATGAAGATCGTGGCGCTGTCTGCATTTCATCGCAGGTGGGTTGCACGCTGACCTGCAAATTCTGCCACACTGGTACCCAGCTTCTGGTGCGCAACCTGACCCCGGGCGAAATCGTCAGCCAGTTCATGGTCGCACGCGATAGCTACGGCGAATGGCCGACCCCGGCCAATGGCATCCGCCGTCTGTCGAACATCGTCATGATGGGCATGGGCGAGCCGCTGTTTAACTATGAAAACGTCCGCGATGCCCTGCGCATTGCCATGGACGGCGAAGGTATTTCGATCTCGCGCCGCCGTATTACGCTTTCGACCTCTGGCGTGGTGCCGGAAATCGTGCGCTGTGGCGAAGACCTTGGCGTTGGTCTGGCGATCTCGCTGCATGCGCCTGATGATGATCTGCGCAACGAAATCATGCCGATCAACAAGAAATACCCGCTCAAAGAACTGATGGATGCGTGTCGGAACTATCCGGGTATGTCCAATGCCCGTCCGATCACCATGGAATATGTCATGCTTAAAGGCGTGAACGACAAACCCGAACATGCACGTGCGCTGGCCAAGCTGGTCAAGGGCGTTCACTGCAAGTTCAACCTGATCCCGTTCAACAAATGGCCAGGTTCGGATTACGAATGCACGCCGACCAACGATATCAAGAACTTCGCGCAAATCCTGCTTGATAACGGCTACGAAGCGCCGATCCGCTGGCCGCGCGGCCGCGATATTCTGGCCGCCTGTGGGCAGCTCAAATCCGAAAGCCAGCGTCAGCGCAAATCACGCGTTGGCAGCAACGGTGACGCAGCAGGTTGTGGCAAATCGGATGCCGGCAACGAAGGCATCGTCGCCGCCCAGTAA
- a CDS encoding Dabb family protein, translated as MIRHIVLLQIPSHIAQSDIDTMIGELEKVAFSVPGALAFSGGPKMSGSGLSQGFTHAITIDFTDLAARDTYVRGLDQDWIGIRLSEMTEGGLGGILAISVNVDDIHTPDKGSDKKPELRWI; from the coding sequence ATGATCCGTCACATTGTGTTGCTGCAGATCCCAAGCCACATCGCGCAGAGCGACATCGACACCATGATCGGCGAACTTGAAAAAGTTGCCTTTTCAGTGCCGGGTGCATTGGCCTTTAGCGGCGGACCAAAGATGAGCGGAAGCGGCCTTAGCCAGGGATTTACCCATGCCATTACCATTGATTTCACCGATCTGGCGGCGCGCGACACCTATGTGCGCGGCCTTGATCAGGACTGGATCGGCATTCGATTGTCTGAAATGACCGAAGGCGGCCTTGGCGGTATTCTTGCCATAAGCGTCAATGTTGATGACATCCATACACCCGACAAGGGATCGGACAAGAAGCCGGAATTACGCTGGATCTGA
- the mltA gene encoding murein transglycosylase A, whose translation MKRRLVLSRSLSLVSVLVGAAAALIWMFWPQITGQIEPPAEVEDKLTLRPATFADLDGWQTDDMRGTVRAFARSCQAMLRRSDDKPVGPDPRMGTIGQWRDRCETAVSLDVESLRKEDARAFFESGFRPYLSGNRDTAEGLFTGYYEPELQGQLTRGGAYQTPLYLKPNDMVSIDLGDFREDLKGTKLVGRIAGDAIKPYYDREAIEEGALSDRDLELVWVDDAVDAFFLQIQGSGRVVLPDDSVLRVGYAATNGHPYFAIGRELIARGVLTRETVSLQSIRKWLHDNPGEADAVMNTNASYVFFQPLKVDPNDPEAGPLGSQGVPLEPGRSLAVDRRFHAMGVPVWLETSDPMNADRTFRRLMVAQDTGGAIRGPVRGDIFFGPGEDAALYAGHMNREGRKYVLLPNSIDPASWQDADTQTGGTS comes from the coding sequence TTGAAAAGACGACTGGTTTTATCACGCAGCCTGTCCCTTGTTTCTGTGCTGGTCGGCGCGGCTGCCGCCCTGATCTGGATGTTTTGGCCACAAATCACCGGACAGATCGAACCCCCGGCCGAGGTGGAAGACAAACTGACCCTGCGCCCGGCGACGTTTGCTGATCTTGATGGCTGGCAGACCGATGATATGCGCGGCACCGTGCGGGCCTTTGCCCGGTCGTGCCAGGCGATGCTAAGACGCAGTGATGACAAACCCGTCGGGCCTGACCCACGCATGGGCACGATTGGCCAGTGGCGCGATCGTTGCGAAACCGCGGTTTCCCTTGATGTTGAGAGCCTTCGCAAGGAAGACGCCCGTGCGTTCTTTGAAAGTGGTTTCAGACCCTATCTCAGTGGCAATCGCGATACGGCCGAGGGCCTTTTTACCGGCTATTACGAGCCGGAATTGCAAGGCCAGCTGACCCGTGGCGGGGCATATCAGACGCCGCTTTATCTTAAGCCAAATGACATGGTCTCGATCGATCTTGGCGATTTCCGCGAGGATCTGAAAGGTACCAAGCTGGTCGGGCGGATCGCGGGTGATGCCATCAAACCCTATTACGACCGTGAAGCGATCGAGGAAGGGGCGTTATCGGACCGCGATCTTGAACTGGTCTGGGTCGATGATGCGGTGGATGCCTTTTTCCTGCAAATTCAGGGGTCTGGTCGGGTGGTACTACCCGATGACAGTGTACTTCGGGTGGGTTATGCCGCGACCAACGGCCATCCTTACTTTGCCATCGGGCGCGAACTGATTGCGCGCGGGGTGCTGACGCGCGAAACCGTATCGCTGCAATCAATCCGTAAATGGCTGCATGACAATCCGGGCGAAGCCGATGCGGTGATGAATACCAACGCATCCTACGTGTTTTTCCAACCGCTGAAGGTTGATCCGAATGACCCCGAAGCGGGGCCGCTGGGATCGCAAGGGGTGCCGTTGGAGCCCGGCCGGTCATTGGCGGTGGATCGCAGGTTCCATGCCATGGGGGTGCCGGTCTGGCTTGAAACCAGCGATCCGATGAATGCGGACCGTACATTTCGCCGCCTGATGGTGGCCCAGGATACCGGTGGGGCCATTCGCGGGCCGGTGCGCGGTGATATCTTCTTTGGCCCGGGCGAGGACGCGGCTCTTTATGCCGGCCACATGAACCGGGAGGGCCGGAAATATGTCCTGTTGCCCAACAGCATCGATCCGGCAAGCTGGCAGGATGCGGATACTCAGACAGGGGGCACTTCATGA
- a CDS encoding Tim44/TimA family putative adaptor protein, producing MQYFDIFLFALIAVFLVLRLRGVLGRRTGNEKQGPSDIFGRQTHDNEGQKDAAAQTDNVYRLPDSGNDQDAADVPSGTFATLQEIQKHDPNFTQQDFLNGARMAFEMIVEYFAKGDKDGLNPLLSAEVYKNFAAAIDARAEKGEHEETTLVGIKSASIHDASLEGRTAYVTVKFVSEEVSVIRNAEGDVVDGDPNKVVEAEDLWTFARNIESRDPNWQLVATETPEEETAD from the coding sequence TTGCAGTATTTCGATATATTCTTATTCGCTCTGATTGCGGTTTTCCTTGTGCTGCGTTTGCGTGGCGTGCTTGGCCGTCGCACCGGCAATGAAAAGCAGGGGCCGTCCGATATCTTTGGCCGTCAGACTCATGACAATGAAGGCCAGAAAGACGCCGCAGCTCAGACCGATAATGTTTATCGCCTGCCTGACTCCGGTAACGATCAGGATGCGGCAGATGTTCCTTCGGGCACGTTTGCAACCCTGCAGGAGATCCAGAAGCACGATCCGAACTTTACCCAGCAGGACTTCCTCAATGGCGCGCGCATGGCGTTCGAAATGATCGTCGAATATTTTGCCAAGGGCGACAAGGATGGCCTGAACCCGTTGCTTTCGGCCGAGGTTTACAAGAACTTCGCCGCTGCCATTGATGCCCGCGCCGAAAAGGGCGAGCACGAGGAAACCACCCTGGTCGGTATCAAGAGCGCGTCGATCCATGACGCCAGCCTTGAAGGCCGCACCGCCTATGTGACGGTGAAATTCGTGTCCGAGGAAGTCTCGGTCATTCGCAATGCCGAGGGCGATGTGGTGGATGGCGATCCAAACAAGGTGGTTGAGGCCGAAGACCTCTGGACATTCGCGCGCAATATCGAAAGCCGCGATCCGAACTGGCAGCTGGTTGCGACCGAAACCCCGGAAGAAGAAACCGCCGATTAA
- a CDS encoding FxsA family protein, whose translation MGFYFLAIFVAMPIIEIAVFIQAGELIGLWPTIGVVVLTAIIGTSLMRAQGLQTLAKAQSQMDQGEMPIGALFDGICILIAGVLLLTPGFVTDTFGFLLLVPPLRQLIGAKVIMKLVQSGNIRTNFRGATYSSGAHGGPNGRGPNGPGGHGAGGHGAGGHGGARPRGAGPIIDGDFEDVSPNDPSNDTDRSNDPGDNPETPRNLPPRDETR comes from the coding sequence ATGGGCTTTTACTTTCTCGCGATATTCGTCGCCATGCCAATCATCGAAATCGCGGTCTTCATTCAGGCCGGCGAACTGATCGGGCTATGGCCGACCATTGGCGTGGTTGTTCTGACAGCCATCATCGGTACGTCGCTGATGCGTGCCCAAGGGTTGCAAACCCTGGCCAAGGCGCAAAGCCAGATGGATCAGGGCGAAATGCCCATTGGTGCCCTGTTTGACGGCATCTGCATTCTGATCGCCGGTGTATTATTGCTGACGCCTGGCTTTGTCACCGATACCTTTGGCTTCCTGTTGCTTGTCCCGCCGCTGCGCCAGCTGATCGGGGCCAAGGTCATCATGAAGCTGGTCCAGTCGGGCAATATCCGGACAAACTTCCGCGGTGCGACCTATTCCAGCGGTGCGCACGGTGGGCCAAACGGGCGCGGACCGAATGGACCCGGCGGACATGGCGCCGGTGGACATGGCGCCGGTGGACATGGCGGAGCACGGCCGCGCGGGGCCGGGCCGATCATTGATGGCGATTTCGAAGATGTCAGCCCGAATGATCCGTCAAACGACACCGACAGGAGCAATGATCCGGGCGACAATCCCGAAACACCGCGCAATTTGCCGCCGCGTGACGAGACGCGCTGA
- the secB gene encoding protein-export chaperone SecB yields the protein MAENTTGAEGAAEQKQQPAANPITIHTQYIKDLSFENPNAPESVALQQQPKINIDVDVEARTTQDQKLHEVTIKINVKADVGDKVAFIAELQYGCVVTLNVSDEHRLPVLMIEVPRLLFPYVRKIVADLTADGGFPPLMMQQIDFADLFRKKFASKMEGQPAGNA from the coding sequence ATGGCCGAGAATACCACCGGTGCAGAAGGCGCAGCAGAACAGAAGCAGCAGCCGGCCGCAAATCCGATCACGATCCACACCCAGTACATCAAGGATCTGTCGTTCGAAAACCCGAACGCACCGGAAAGCGTTGCCCTGCAGCAGCAGCCGAAAATCAATATCGATGTTGATGTCGAGGCCCGCACCACCCAGGACCAGAAACTTCATGAAGTCACCATCAAGATCAACGTCAAAGCCGACGTTGGCGACAAGGTGGCCTTCATCGCCGAACTTCAGTATGGCTGCGTTGTGACGCTGAATGTTTCTGACGAACATCGCCTGCCGGTTCTGATGATCGAAGTTCCGCGCCTGCTGTTCCCGTATGTCCGCAAAATCGTCGCAGACCTGACCGCAGACGGTGGCTTCCCGCCGCTGATGATGCAGCAGATTGATTTTGCTGATCTTTTCCGCAAGAAATTCGCATCCAAGATGGAAGGTCAGCCGGCTGGCAACGCCTGA
- the hemJ gene encoding protoporphyrinogen oxidase HemJ: protein MDSYSIIKSLHVISVIAWMAGLLYLPRLYVYHCEVAPGSEASEKFKVMERRLLRAIMNPAMIATWIFGGYLIHAAGVMTEGWFHVKLLCVVLMTIAHMMMARYRRAFEADANTKSQKFYRIFNEVPTILMIIVVFMVIARPF, encoded by the coding sequence ATGGATAGTTACAGCATTATCAAATCCCTGCATGTCATCAGCGTGATCGCCTGGATGGCGGGTCTTCTTTATCTGCCAAGGCTTTATGTCTATCACTGCGAAGTGGCGCCGGGCTCGGAAGCCAGCGAGAAATTCAAGGTGATGGAACGCCGCCTTTTGCGCGCCATCATGAACCCGGCAATGATCGCGACCTGGATTTTTGGCGGCTATCTGATCCATGCGGCCGGTGTGATGACCGAAGGCTGGTTCCACGTCAAACTGCTGTGTGTGGTTCTGATGACCATCGCGCACATGATGATGGCGCGTTACCGCCGGGCGTTTGAGGCGGATGCCAATACGAAATCGCAGAAATTCTATCGCATTTTCAATGAAGTACCGACGATCCTGATGATCATTGTCGTCTTCATGGTGATCGCTCGGCCCTTCTGA
- the hemH gene encoding ferrochelatase: MSETTRKKRAIVLFNLGGPDCPAAVEPFLFNLFNDPAIISLPNPFRFLLAKLISRRRAPIAREIYDHIGGKSPLLELTQEQADALQIALNAEDDGYENRCFIAMRYWKPFADDTAAAVKAWGADEQILLPLYPQFSTTTSGSSVKDWKRACAKVGLSSPIKTACCYPTNPGFVEASAEMIKAGYERALAKATELGIDKPRILFSAHGVPKAVITKRGDPYQSQIEKTSAAVVEKMAIEGLDWNVCYQSRVGPMEWIGPSTEDEIERAGKENKGIVVVPIAFVTEHSETLVELDIEYGELAHEKHVPIYERVRTVCSHPKFIAGLVSVVKQTQDELDEKGPDDYTVETRGWWCPDEHSCAVAKQPSLKPAGA; the protein is encoded by the coding sequence ATGTCCGAGACGACGCGCAAGAAACGCGCCATTGTTCTTTTCAATCTGGGGGGGCCGGACTGTCCGGCAGCTGTTGAGCCGTTTCTGTTCAACCTGTTTAATGATCCGGCGATCATCAGCCTGCCCAATCCGTTCCGCTTTTTGCTGGCAAAGCTGATTTCGCGTCGCCGCGCACCAATTGCGCGCGAGATTTATGATCATATCGGTGGCAAATCGCCGCTTCTGGAACTGACCCAGGAACAGGCAGATGCGCTTCAGATTGCGCTCAATGCCGAAGATGACGGTTATGAAAACCGTTGCTTTATCGCCATGCGCTATTGGAAGCCGTTTGCCGATGATACCGCGGCCGCGGTCAAGGCATGGGGGGCGGACGAACAAATTTTGCTGCCGCTTTATCCGCAGTTTTCAACCACCACCAGCGGATCGTCGGTCAAGGACTGGAAACGGGCCTGTGCCAAGGTTGGCCTGAGCTCTCCGATCAAAACGGCATGCTGCTATCCGACCAATCCGGGCTTTGTTGAAGCATCGGCTGAGATGATCAAGGCGGGCTATGAGCGGGCCCTGGCCAAGGCCACGGAACTTGGCATTGATAAGCCGCGCATCCTGTTTTCCGCCCATGGTGTGCCGAAAGCGGTGATTACCAAGCGCGGTGATCCCTATCAGTCGCAGATCGAAAAAACATCGGCCGCGGTGGTCGAGAAAATGGCGATCGAAGGATTGGACTGGAACGTTTGTTATCAAAGCCGGGTCGGCCCGATGGAATGGATTGGCCCCTCGACCGAGGACGAGATCGAACGTGCTGGCAAGGAAAACAAGGGCATCGTCGTGGTGCCGATTGCCTTTGTCACCGAGCATTCGGAAACCCTGGTCGAGCTTGATATCGAATATGGGGAACTGGCGCATGAAAAACATGTGCCGATCTATGAGCGCGTGCGCACGGTCTGTTCCCATCCGAAGTTTATTGCCGGACTTGTTTCGGTTGTAAAACAAACCCAGGACGAGCTCGATGAAAAAGGCCCGGATGACTACACGGTCGAAACGCGCGGCTGGTGGTGCCCGGATGAACATTCCTGTGCGGTCGCCAAGCAGCCATCGCTGAAACCTGCCGGGGCCTGA